A portion of the Choristoneura fumiferana chromosome 20, NRCan_CFum_1, whole genome shotgun sequence genome contains these proteins:
- the LOC141439441 gene encoding LOW QUALITY PROTEIN: acyl-CoA synthetase short-chain family member 3, mitochondrial-like (The sequence of the model RefSeq protein was modified relative to this genomic sequence to represent the inferred CDS: inserted 1 base in 1 codon), with protein MYQVKEVSGSKIEKNKFESSISELKKIAFVSAADIESYDPSPDTVRRITYSELRDQVSRLAGKLSELGVTRGSRVLIYXPLIPEAVIAMLATNRIGGIHSVVFGGNFAARELKTRIEHAEPTVIIAASCGVETNKIVRYKDILDEALSQSTHQPLKCIIYQRRRVLECSLERGRDLCWEEAMEADPVPCVSVEANEPLYILYTSGTTDAPKGVQRPCGHAATVCWTMSAIYGLKKGVWWAASDLGWVVGHSYICYGPLLAGLTSVMFEGKPDRTPDPGQYYRIIEQHRVNALFTIPTAIRVLKRADPNTKYARRYCCNSLKSVFIAGEHCDQETRLWAERIFGVPVLNHWWQTETGSAITAACLGYGIKAVLPHSAGYPVPGYDIHVLREDGSECETGEVGRLVAKLPLPPGFASTLWLADERFKRTYFESYPGYYDTQDAGWMSAEGAVWVVARADDIINVAGHRLSTAAIEDVVLKHARIADAVVVGAPDVMKGDVPLCLYVMRPPQDDEEIVAESTVTQELIALVRHLIGPIAAFRKAVAVPALPRTRSGKALRGAIAKLARSQLVKLPATIEDASVFGEIKTALQKLGYAIDAPDPEV; from the exons ACCCCTCACCGGACACTGTGCGTCGCATCACTTACAGCGAGCTGCGAGACCAG GTATCCCGCCTCGCCGGCAAGCTGTCAGAGCTGGGAGTGACCCGCGGCTCACGGGTGCTCATCT ATCCGCTCATCCCGGAGGCGGTGATCGCAATGCTGGCAACTAACAGGATTGGCGGCATACATTCTGTAGTTTTTGGAGGTAA TTTTGCGGCAAGAGAACTTAAAACTCGTATTGAACATGCAGAGCCAACAGTGATTATTGCAGCGAGCTGCGGtgttgaaacaaacaaaattgtcaG atACAAAGACATCTTAGACGAAGCTCTTTCTCAAAGCACGCATCAACCCTTAAAGTGCATTATATATCAACGGAGAAGGGTTCTGGAATGTTCCCTAGAAAGGGGTCGAGACTTGTGTTGGGAAGAGGCCATGGAAGCCGATCCGGTGCCATGCGTGTCCGTGGAGGCCAATGAACCCTTATATATACTCTACACATCCg GTACCACCGATGCTCCGAAAGGCGTGCAACGTCCGTGTGGCCACGCTGCCACTGTCTGTTGGACCATGAGCGCCATATACGGTCTTAAAAAGGGTGTGTGGTGGGCAGCCTCTGACCTTGGGTGGGTGGTGGGGCACTCATATATTTGCTATGGCCCATTGCTCGCAGGCCTGACCTCTGTCATGTTTGAGGGCAAACCTGACAGGACTCCAGACCCTGGCCAATATTATAG AATCATCGAACAGCACAGAGTCAACGCTTTGTTTACCATACCGACTGCGATACGCGTGCTCAAGCGGGCCGACCCCAACACCAAGTATGCCAGAAGATACTGCTGCAACTCTCTCAAGTCTGTCTTCATTGCTGGAGAGCACTGTGATCAGGAAACCCGC CTCTGGGCAGAGCGCATATTTGGCGTGCCTGTTCTGAACCATTGGTGGCAGACGGAGACAGGATCTGCGATTACTGCCGCGTGTCTCGGCTACGGCATCAAAGCCGTGCTTCCACACTCCGCTGGCTATCCGGTACCGGGATATGATA TTCACGTCCTAAGAGAAGATGGCTCAGAATGCGAGACGGGTGAAGTCGGCAGACTGGTTGCAAAGCTGCCGTTGCCACCGGGCTTTGCATCAACACTCTGGCTGGCCGATGAAAGGTTCAAAAGAACATACTTCGAATCATATCCT GGTTACTATGATACCCAAGACGCAGGCTGGATGAGTGCTGAAGGAGCGGTTTGGGTGGTCGCCCGTGCTGACGACATTATCAATGTAGCTGGCCATAGGCTCTCCACAGCAGCCATAGAGGATGTGGTCCTCAAACACGCAAGGATCGCTGATGCTGTCGTTGTCGGAGCCCCTGATGTCATGAAAGGAGATGTGCCATTGTGTTTATATGTCATGAGGCCACCACAAGATG ATGAAGAAATAGTAGCAGAAAGTACGGTTACCCAAGAACTTATTGCTCTGGTCCGTCATTTGATAGGACCAATAGCAGCATTCCGAAAGGCAGTAGCAGTACCCGCTTTACCTCGAACAAGATCTGGTAAAGCCCTAAGAGGGGCAATTGCAAAATTGGCCAGATCACAGTTAGTAAAGCTGCCAGCTACAATTGAGGATGCTAGTGTTTTTGGAGAAATTAAAACTGCTTTACAGAAACTCGGATATGCCATTGACGCGCCAGATCCAGAAGTCTAA